In Sceloporus undulatus isolate JIND9_A2432 ecotype Alabama unplaced genomic scaffold, SceUnd_v1.1 scaffold_1978, whole genome shotgun sequence, the DNA window AGCTAACACAAGTTTTAATAAGTTTCCAAGTGCAAGTCTTTAACAAGAGGACCCCTAAAGGACCTTAAACTTCCCCAAACACCAAAACAATAGGAGACTCTAACTCAAAACTACCTGGGGCTCTTTCACTTCAAGGCCCAGCACATTCCTCCGTGGAGGTAACACCCCTGCGATACTTCTCGAGAGGTTCAGTTTCTGCCTTTTCCTTATTAGGAGGTCGGGGACCCACCTCCCAACGCTCTCCTCTGGGGTCCCACCACGCCCCCTCCAAGTCTTCTCTTTGGGCCACCGGCCACGCGTCTTCGTCAGAGAATGGGAAGTCACCCTCTTCCCTAGGGTCTCGAAGACGTACCTCTTCGTGGGGCCCTTGTCGCAGGCGTCCACCTCTTCGCCTCAAAGATACCGGAGTCCCACTTCGCCCTGGACTACGCTGTATCTGTCCTTTCCCTTGCTCGGCCGCAACTTCCCGTTCAGATCTTCCgcgtcctcctcctctccccgcccGTCCTGGCCCTGCCTCTTTTGAAGACCTCTCTCCACCCCCTGACTCCGCCTCTCCCATTACTCCTTCCCCCACCTGGTCTCCCTCCGCCCTTTCATCCTCTCCTCTCTCTACAGATCCACTACATAACCCCCCCCCTAAGAGGGATGATCGGCGC includes these proteins:
- the LOC121917946 gene encoding uncharacterized protein LOC121917946 isoform X2 encodes the protein MECSWADTWEASQAWRVREALFGETDEGPNEEEEWMIGPQVEDFREVGDIPVLSPLQQEQLEQATWTASRRSSLLGGGLCSGSVERGEDERAEGDQVGEGVMGEAESGGGERSSKEAGPGRAGRGGGRGRSEREVAAEQGKGQIQRSPGRSGTPVSLRRRGGRLRQGPHEEVRLRDPREEGDFPFSDEDAWPVAQREDLEGAWWDPRGERWEVGPRPPNKEKAETEPLEKYRRGVTSTEECAGP
- the LOC121917946 gene encoding uncharacterized protein LOC121917946 isoform X1, which produces MREHLKEIGQIARDNLAKAQAEQKWNYDKKVKERELDIGQRVLVLLPAQKAKLFAKWQGPFEVVRRVGPVDYEVKMSDAPLKKKIFHINLLKAWRVREALFGETDEGPNEEEEWMIGPQVEDFREVGDIPVLSPLQQEQLEQATWTASRRSSLLGGGLCSGSVERGEDERAEGDQVGEGVMGEAESGGGERSSKEAGPGRAGRGGGRGRSEREVAAEQGKGQIQRSPGRSGTPVSLRRRGGRLRQGPHEEVRLRDPREEGDFPFSDEDAWPVAQREDLEGAWWDPRGERWEVGPRPPNKEKAETEPLEKYRRGVTSTEECAGP